A genomic window from Methanovulcanius yangii includes:
- the mtrE gene encoding tetrahydromethanopterin S-methyltransferase subunit E — MEEILFGIGISALAGALATVAGAAEDTESDIGSQGDPNSQVQLAPQMGYVHRIYNKAVSGEPPAYGLWVALAAGVAWALMAIQFNAILALVIGSAVAVFVQGVYATTAYLGRTASLAKFEQPVYIDILKSVTSVTMAHAFVAIFATVTMCFLMIEALGHPFPLPLMGIVWGIALGAAGSATGNPFYGKERQYQKYAFGAGLPISASGDIVRYAEAGQRSSLDNGWFTSKGAGPASGICFGLIVFFELWRTILFEPFAAGWGAVIAGVVVIIVFMVIDRYVETWARKTYGPYTEEAAEEEAAA, encoded by the coding sequence ATGGAAGAAATACTGTTTGGCATCGGTATCAGCGCTTTAGCTGGCGCTCTTGCCACCGTGGCCGGCGCAGCGGAGGATACTGAATCTGATATCGGATCACAGGGTGACCCGAACTCACAGGTTCAGCTTGCTCCGCAGATGGGATACGTTCACCGCATATACAACAAAGCTGTATCCGGTGAACCCCCTGCGTATGGTCTCTGGGTGGCATTGGCTGCCGGCGTCGCATGGGCGCTGATGGCGATTCAGTTTAATGCAATTCTTGCTCTCGTCATTGGTTCGGCGGTTGCAGTGTTTGTGCAGGGCGTGTACGCCACAACTGCATATCTCGGCCGTACGGCAAGTCTTGCAAAGTTTGAACAGCCGGTGTACATCGATATCTTAAAATCGGTGACATCCGTGACTATGGCACACGCATTTGTGGCCATCTTTGCGACCGTAACTATGTGTTTCCTTATGATTGAAGCACTTGGACACCCGTTCCCCCTTCCCCTGATGGGTATCGTCTGGGGTATTGCGCTTGGTGCGGCAGGTTCTGCAACCGGTAATCCGTTCTACGGAAAGGAACGCCAGTACCAGAAGTATGCCTTCGGCGCGGGTCTGCCCATTTCTGCATCCGGAGACATTGTCCGGTATGCTGAAGCAGGTCAGAGGAGCTCCCTTGACAACGGGTGGTTTACCTCGAAGGGCGCAGGCCCTGCATCGGGTATCTGTTTCGGTCTCATTGTATTCTTTGAACTCTGGCGTACGATCCTCTTCGAGCCGTTTGCGGCTGGATGGGGTGCGGTTATCGCCGGTGTTGTAGTAATTATCGTCTTCATGGTAATCGACCGCTATGTAGAGACCTGGGCACGCAAGACCTACGGTCCGTACACGGAAGAGGCAGCAGAAGAGGAGGCAGCAGCATGA
- the mtrD gene encoding tetrahydromethanopterin S-methyltransferase subunit D translates to MSALGGGSSGGEGINPTASLIALVIVLVAVAVVFVAYPAALVPLIGVIIGGVLISFGVHFVPVGGAPAAMGQAPGIATGVAMLAAGGGLAGLFGGAWAAEFGLALSLAAGAIGGALLMAITCLMVNVVYVYAMGIPAASGKVDKDPITGDTFPAYKSQGTEGHGLPFISYVGGVIGGFFGGLGGTLIYYELLQVYEEALPSFLGVTEGMSILAVSLAGIFAVGMFLVAAVLTAYNITGTIEGPHDPKFKRWPRAVIGSSAASAVCGLFAILLVVI, encoded by the coding sequence ATGAGCGCACTTGGTGGTGGATCTTCCGGAGGAGAAGGCATCAACCCGACGGCTTCGCTTATCGCGCTTGTCATTGTCCTTGTCGCTGTTGCTGTCGTCTTTGTCGCCTACCCTGCAGCTCTCGTTCCGCTCATCGGTGTTATCATCGGCGGCGTGCTCATCTCATTCGGTGTGCACTTCGTGCCGGTCGGTGGTGCTCCCGCAGCTATGGGACAGGCACCCGGTATTGCAACCGGTGTCGCAATGCTTGCAGCCGGTGGTGGCCTTGCAGGTCTCTTCGGAGGCGCATGGGCAGCTGAATTCGGTCTCGCTCTCTCTCTTGCCGCAGGTGCAATCGGCGGTGCACTTCTGATGGCAATCACCTGTCTGATGGTGAATGTTGTCTACGTCTACGCCATGGGTATTCCCGCTGCATCCGGTAAGGTTGACAAGGACCCGATCACGGGCGACACCTTCCCTGCATACAAGTCACAGGGTACTGAAGGTCACGGCCTCCCGTTCATCTCCTATGTCGGAGGTGTCATCGGTGGTTTCTTCGGTGGTCTCGGCGGTACGCTCATCTATTACGAACTTCTCCAGGTCTATGAGGAGGCACTCCCCTCGTTCCTCGGTGTCACCGAGGGCATGAGCATTCTTGCTGTCTCTCTCGCCGGTATCTTTGCTGTCGGTATGTTCCTCGTTGCGGCTGTTCTGACCGCGTACAACATTACCGGTACCATCGAAGGTCCGCACGACCCGAAGTTCAAGCGCTGGCCCCGTGCAGTTATCGGATCAAGTGCAGCTTCCGCAGTCTGCGGTCTGTTTGCAATTCTTCTGGTGGTTATCTGA